The Paraburkholderia sp. ZP32-5 genome includes a window with the following:
- a CDS encoding Rieske (2Fe-2S) protein, whose translation MSADAGSPVASAAADAVRICAAGELADGGIGIRRDARIGEQDVVVFFIRYDGRVYGYLNRCAHVPMELDWSEGQFFESSGLYLMCATHGAIYAPDTGKCVGGPCRGGRLRPVQVEERETPEGRAVFWLPDGELLPIIP comes from the coding sequence ATGAGCGCCGACGCTGGGAGTCCCGTAGCCTCGGCCGCCGCGGACGCCGTGCGCATCTGTGCGGCTGGCGAACTGGCGGACGGGGGTATCGGCATCCGCCGCGACGCGCGGATCGGCGAGCAGGACGTCGTCGTGTTCTTTATCCGCTACGATGGCCGCGTCTACGGCTACCTGAACCGTTGCGCCCACGTGCCAATGGAACTCGACTGGTCGGAGGGACAGTTCTTCGAATCGTCCGGCTTATACTTGATGTGCGCGACACATGGCGCGATTTACGCGCCAGATACCGGCAAATGCGTGGGCGGCCCGTGCCGCGGCGGCCGATTGCGCCCCGTGCAGGTCGAGGAGCGCGAGACGCCCGAAGGCCGGGCGGTTTTCTGGCTGCCTGACGGCGAGTTGCTGCCGATCATCCCCTGA
- a CDS encoding S49 family peptidase: MSDNLTPEKDPAPGGRSRLPNTEPGWERAALERIALAAITEQRAARRWRIFFRFVFLAVLAVIVWGALNVSGERVATTGRHTAMVTLDGEIAADTNANAEDINTALDTAFEDSGTAGVILYCNSPGGSPVQAGIINSEIRRLRGKYPSIPLYAVVGDMCASGGYYAAAAADKIYVDKASIVGSIGVLMDGFGFTGLMDKLGIQRRLHTSGENKGFFDPFSPETPKMDEHAQAMLDQIHAQFIDAVRQGRGKRLHETPDMFSGLFWTGQKSVELGLADGFGDQDYVAREIFKAPDIVDYTVKESITDRVARKFGAAVGAGAMRAMALGAKLSLH, encoded by the coding sequence ATGTCCGACAATCTGACCCCCGAGAAGGATCCTGCACCGGGCGGCCGTTCCCGCCTGCCCAATACCGAGCCGGGCTGGGAGCGGGCCGCGCTCGAGCGCATCGCGCTGGCGGCAATCACTGAGCAGCGCGCGGCGCGGCGCTGGCGGATTTTCTTCCGTTTTGTGTTCCTCGCGGTTCTCGCGGTGATCGTATGGGGCGCGCTAAATGTTTCAGGCGAGCGCGTCGCGACCACCGGGCGGCACACGGCGATGGTGACGCTAGACGGTGAAATCGCGGCGGATACGAATGCAAACGCCGAAGATATCAACACCGCGCTCGATACCGCGTTCGAGGATTCCGGCACTGCCGGCGTCATCCTGTATTGCAACAGCCCGGGTGGCAGCCCGGTGCAGGCCGGCATCATCAATAGCGAAATTCGCCGGTTGCGCGGCAAATATCCGTCGATTCCGCTGTATGCGGTGGTTGGCGACATGTGTGCGTCAGGCGGCTATTACGCGGCGGCAGCGGCGGACAAGATCTATGTCGACAAGGCGAGTATCGTCGGCTCGATCGGCGTGCTGATGGATGGCTTTGGGTTTACTGGCCTGATGGATAAGCTCGGAATCCAGCGCCGGCTGCACACGTCGGGCGAGAACAAGGGATTTTTCGATCCGTTCTCGCCGGAAACGCCGAAGATGGACGAACATGCGCAGGCCATGCTCGATCAGATCCACGCGCAGTTCATCGACGCGGTTCGCCAGGGCCGGGGCAAACGCCTGCACGAGACGCCGGATATGTTCTCGGGCCTGTTCTGGACCGGTCAGAAGAGCGTCGAACTCGGTCTCGCCGACGGCTTCGGCGACCAGGACTACGTTGCGCGCGAAATCTTCAAGGCGCCGGATATCGTCGATTACACAGTCAAAGAAAGCATTACGGACCGCGTTGCACGCAAGTTCGGCGCCGCGGTTGGTGCTGGCGCGATGCGGGCGATGGCGCTTGGTGCGAAACTCAGCCTGCATTGA
- a CDS encoding SAM-dependent methyltransferase, with product MNGTLYLIPNTLGEGGASALEFVLPAPVRARAASLHYYIGENAKTTRAFLKKVGTERPIQEIEIRELNVNTPAGEIDRLLAPLLAGTDAGLVSEAGCPAVADPGALLVRRAHERGVKVVPLVGPSSILLALMASGLNGQSFAFHGYLPVDAAERAKRLRDLEQQSRKGKQTQIFIETPYRNRALLDTLLATCAPSTLVCVAVDLTLPTETIASRTVADWKKKPEMDLHKRPAIFLILAA from the coding sequence ATGAACGGTACGCTGTACCTGATTCCGAACACGCTCGGAGAAGGCGGCGCGAGCGCGCTCGAGTTCGTGCTGCCCGCGCCGGTCCGCGCCCGCGCGGCGTCGCTGCACTATTACATCGGCGAAAACGCGAAAACCACGCGCGCATTCCTGAAGAAAGTCGGCACCGAGCGGCCAATCCAGGAAATCGAGATTCGCGAACTGAACGTCAATACACCGGCTGGCGAAATCGACAGGCTGCTCGCGCCGCTGCTTGCAGGCACCGACGCGGGGCTCGTCTCCGAGGCTGGCTGCCCGGCGGTCGCGGACCCCGGCGCGTTGCTGGTACGCCGCGCTCACGAGCGTGGCGTGAAAGTCGTGCCGCTGGTCGGCCCGAGTTCGATCCTGCTCGCGCTGATGGCGTCGGGGCTGAACGGCCAGAGCTTTGCATTCCACGGCTACCTGCCCGTCGACGCCGCCGAGCGCGCCAAACGCCTGCGCGATCTGGAACAACAGTCACGCAAAGGCAAGCAGACGCAGATTTTTATTGAAACGCCTTACCGCAACCGCGCGCTGCTCGATACGCTGCTTGCGACTTGCGCACCATCGACACTGGTATGCGTGGCTGTCGACCTCACGCTGCCGACGGAAACCATCGCGAGCCGAACCGTAGCCGACTGGAAGAAAAAGCCGGAGATGGACCTGCACAAACGGCCGGCCATCTTTCTGATTCTGGCGGCCTGA
- a CDS encoding Maf-like protein, with amino-acid sequence MPDSLKRPPRLILASSSRYRRELLERLRVPFDVVVPAIDETPLAGEMPEVTALRLSEAKARTVAKGLGADEAALVIGSDQVATYDGLQIGKPGTHDKALAQLQAMRGREVLFHSALCLFDSATDTAQTVDVITRVRFRNLPDAALDAYLRAETPYDVAGSAKSEGLGIALLEAIHSDDPTALVGLPLIALSRMLLAAGYPLLEAL; translated from the coding sequence ATCGCCGTGAACTTCTCGAACGCCTGCGCGTGCCATTCGACGTCGTCGTACCTGCAATCGACGAAACACCGCTCGCCGGCGAAATGCCCGAGGTCACCGCGCTGCGGCTATCCGAAGCCAAGGCCCGCACGGTGGCCAAAGGGCTTGGGGCGGACGAAGCCGCGCTCGTGATCGGCTCCGACCAGGTCGCCACCTATGACGGCCTGCAGATCGGCAAGCCCGGCACGCACGATAAGGCACTCGCGCAACTGCAGGCGATGCGCGGCCGCGAAGTGCTGTTCCATAGCGCGCTGTGCCTGTTCGACAGCGCGACGGACACCGCGCAAACCGTCGACGTGATCACCCGCGTGCGTTTTCGCAATCTGCCGGACGCAGCGCTCGACGCCTATCTGCGCGCCGAAACGCCGTATGACGTGGCTGGCAGCGCCAAATCCGAAGGACTCGGCATCGCGCTGCTGGAGGCCATCCATTCCGACGACCCGACCGCGCTGGTCGGTCTGCCGCTGATCGCGCTGTCGCGCATGTTGCTCGCGGCCGGTTACCCACTACTGGAGGCGCTATGA